The genomic region GAGTGTATGCCCAATCCCAACGGCTTCTTCGTAAGAAGAAACGTCGTGGTTGGGTAAAGTTTTGCACCTCTCTTTCTCCCTCAACCCCAGTGTCAGCAGTATGGAAGAGTATAAACCGCTTCAGACGTGGGTGCTCTCCATCTGTCTCGTCCCCTATAACCAGAAATACTGCTGAATTATTCTTCGATAAAATTGCTCCAGCCTATGTTCCTTTACTTTCAGAATTAGATCACTCGCCTGTGGGTACCGCGGGTGACCCTTTGGACGATCCATTTACAATGGAAGAATTGAATGCGGTGTTGCGTCACGTTCGAGATTCTGCCCCGGGCATTGATGGCATTCCATATTCATTTATAACCCATGCCAGCATAAATGCTAAAAATTACTtactcaatatttttaattattgttattattttggttgGGTTCCTGACCAATGGAAACTTCAGATCATTATCCCTCTTTTGAAACCCGGCAAAAATGCTGATGATCCGAATGGCCTTAGACCAATTGCTCTATCCTCCGTTCTGGCTAAACTTTTGGAACACCTCATTAAAAATAGGCTTGAGTGGTTGGTCGAATCTAAGGGTTTGCTACCGAGCCACCAATTTGGGTTCAGAAAGGGTCTTGGCACAATGGACAGTGTGGCAACATTTGTTACTGATGTTCGTACAGCCTTTTCTAAAAATGAAGCTGCTGTAGCCGCCTCCCTAGATGTTTCTTCCGCATATGATAGCGTCCTCCTTCCCATACTCAGGCAGAAATTGCAACAGCTGAGTCTCCCGGTAAGGATGATTCAATGCATATGTGGACTACTTACGTCTCGATCCTTGGTGCTGAGAGTGCAGGGTGAGGTATTTGAGGAAAGAACCACATGGAGGGGCCTTCCCCAAGGCTCTGTCCTTAGCCCGTTGCTCTATAATCTATACACATTCGACATTGGTTCCTGCCTAAACAACGACTGCCGTATTCTACAATATGCCGACGATCTGGCACTATACGTAACCAAAGCCTCGATTGTCGATGCTGCTAAATCCCTCTGCCTTTCTTTGGACTCTCTGCACCAATGGCTTCTTGACCACGGCCTCTCTCTGTCTGCTCCTAAAAGTTCGGTAGTCATCTTCTCGCGGAAACGCTCAATCCCTCAGGTATCTATTAAAATCCAGGGTCAAGGGATCCCTGTTGTTAAAAAGGCAAAATTTTTAGGGGTCTATCTGGATGCAAAATTAACTGGTGTCGATCACTTTTGCTATTTGGTTAAAAGGTGCGAAAGGGTGCTTCCAATTCTTAAAGTTCTTTCTGGTGTATGGTGGGGGGCTCATCCTTACACCATGAAACTTGTTTATAACGCCTTGGTCCGTAGTATATTAGACTatggttcatttgttttgattccTTGCAACAGGGGTGCCTTGGCGGGATTAGAAAGGATTCAGTCTCAATGCCTTCGGATCATCTCAGGTTGCATGAAGTCCTCTCCTATTAACGCGTTACAGGTTGAATGTGCCGAACCTCCTTTGGCCTTGAGGAGGCAATATCTAGCGTCCCGCTTCCTATTAAGGGTGGTTCCTAAAACCTCTTACCCCCTAATCCCTAAACTTGTAGATTTAGATGCTTTATGTAAAACCTCAAAATACTGGGAGCATAAAGAAATTCCTCTCATTTTAAAAGCATTCCGTTttgtattaaatttaaattgccCTATTGCCCAGTATCCTAGATTACCTATTTTCAACTTTTCTTATGAAGTCCTTTGctttattccaaaaatatactATGATATTGGTATTTTCAAGAAATCCCCGTCGGCGAATTCGACCTTTAATGCGGTGGTGGGAGAGCGATGGAATGGGTTCCAAAGATTTTTCACCGACGCTTCCAAATTATCGTCAAGCAGCAACACTGGTGCTGTTTATTATCAGaactcaaaaattattttaaaatttaaatgtccAAAGGAGTCGTCCGTATTTACAGGCGAGTGTGTGGCATTATTGGAAGCTTGCCTTTTCATAGAGTCCCATGAAATCAGTTTAAGTGTTATCTTTACAGATTCATTAAGCTGTCTTCAAGCCCTATCCCAAAATCCCTTCAAAAGTAAACTCCACAGTCCTATAatcctaaatattaaaaagtccCTATTATCTTGTGCACATCAGCAAAAGGTAGTTCACCTTGTATGGATACCCAGTCATTGCGGTATCAAGGGGAATGAATGTGTAGATGCAATGGCCAAAGATGCTTGCACGTCAGCCTCAGCCGATCCTGCCCACTTCTCCCTTCAAGGGTATGATCTGCTAAACCTTCCAAAAGCGCACCTTGAGACTTCATGGCAGGAATGTTGGAATTTGTCCAGTAGGAAAAAGGGTACTTCCTATTATGCTATCCAACCCCTCATACAACCTAAACCTTGGTTTTTCCATTACAAAAAGTTCCCCAAGTTTGTCATATCTGTCCTATGCAGAATACGTATAGGCCACTGCTGTACTCCTGTTTTCCTGCGAAAAATCCATGTACAGGACTCATCTCTTTGTGAGTGCGGATTGGATGAAGGTAGCCTGGAGCACATATTCTTCAGCTGCCCCATCAACTCCTCATCCTTTGACTTATATAGCCGTCTcccaaaattaaagattcctgTACCAATTAACTTCCCTTCCCTCTTAACATATTCCTCCCCAGAACTTCTCCAAGTCCTCATGATTGCTATCCTTcgcaataatattaaattatagaccGTGGCCTACTTTTGGTCACCGTTTTGATAAATGTGGTATTTTAATGTTTCCCCCCCcccttttttatatatatattttataatatttcaatgttctaaccttttatatttgttatttatatatgtatatttttgtttcagtgccGTCCTACTAACCCAACAAGATCTACAatcagttaaattattattctttctcAAAGTTGTTTGTTTGGCATCACGACGTGCTTATCATTTCACTCGTCAGTGGCAGAATCGTTGATATCGACATCGACAATTTGCCATaaccaaaaatagaatagaatagaatagaataaataatgaGGAAAGAGGTATTTCCTATTGTAAGACAGCCTGCATTGCTAGTGTATAATAAAAAGTGTTCCttaattactgtttaattatacactacggtttcacccacgtcccagGGATCTTCTTCCCGTACTTGGACTTAATTTAGCcgatgttactcgggaatagaagaattttacaaatcagttCCGTAGCTTCGGAACGTTATGTGTACCAAAgaggcaataaaaaaaatacctaataataattttctgCTAACTTCAGGGCCTCCGAGACTGCTGCCGCTCCATCCGCATCGGTAAGATCCTGGTGGAGAGCGACACGGACACGCACGAAGCTCACGTGGTGTACGCCAAGTTCCCTGAAGATATCGCCCGGAGACAGGTGCTGCTGATGTACCCTATAATGTCCACTGGCAATACCGTGAAGCAGGTAATTCtaactaattatttaatgaattgttGTAGCAAACTGATAGAGATTGGTTGACGTTTTGCCATTTTTCTTGTTGTGATTGTTGGCTGTCATACATCTTAATCATTTATAATCTGTTGGGCAAGTCCAGATTTACTATGTAATTTTATTCTACACTGAGCTTCTGCCCTGATCCTATCTAGCTAAAGTTAATAAGCTTTAGTTAGTAGATGCCAGTGTGCACTTTCTGGTAGTGATAATCAAAATCCTCTCGGTTCTAATGTGCATAAGCCTtaattccataaaaaaaatattttgtgttaataaAAGTAAAGTTCTTCTCTTTTTTCTGAAATACGGCTTGATTACATTGAcatcttatttaattttccagGCAGTCAACGTCCTAACCCAACATGGTGtaaaagaagaaagaataaTCCTGTCCAACCTATTCTGCACCCCAGCAGCTGCCCAGGCAGTAGTAGACTATGTTCCTAAAATGAAGATGTTGACCTCCGAGCTGCACCCTGTGGCCCCCAACCACTTCGGACAGAAGTACTTCGGGACAGACTGATACGAGGATGAGTTTGAGTTTTAGGTCCGTATTATAAGGTTGTACTCAAGCATTGGTAAATGGGGTGTTCCATGAAGAAGAAACTGCCTTAATGCATGGATTATCGTTGGTCATGAACTTTGTATAGTACATTTTGTCTTAGACAAAATCAAGAAAATACTGTAACAGTGGCAAATGGCAGTCATGTTGTATAAGAGACTATTGCAAATGGAATCCCCCCAGTGTAGAAATGcagtatacatataattattagaCTATTCTTGTCTTGTGCAGTCTAGAGGCATAACAGGCAGGAACACGGTccatataaaatgcaataaCAGATTTCGCAGttaataaaatttatcaatGCTTGAATCGATCTATAATACGGATCTTAGTTTGTACTTAACGTTTAGttagcttattattattattttagcattttttgtgaagtattttgtgttaatagcattatttattgaatgattTTGGATATAATTTTGAgcaatatttcatgaaaattaatctcaatttttaatgtatttttgtgtaatgacaatatttttatgacgataaattatgttttgaattCTCTATATGTAGCGATTACAAGATTGTAATTTATGCAATATTGAATGTATTCAATagaatgaaattatataaaggacagagaaaatattctagagataattacaataattaatgcAACATGAAAGAAAACGCTTGATAATCAAACACGATTAGAATTTTATACATTcatataacaaataatatatatttttgcaaaatatatgtatacatttattattcGATGTCGTTCAAATAGCTATCAAAGATTACAGCTTTATATTAACCCAAATCTCTAGATTTTTAGTATTAAGTGAAATTGATCTATTTATTAGTTAAATGCTATACGTTTGTGATATTGCCAGAAGTTACTAGTtgataattaaatgtatttagtCATTATCACTGAATTGtctcttttgtaaataaaaagttgagACCAACTTGCTTTTTGGTTCATTTTAGTGTTAGCGCCATCTACGTTTTTTCTTACGGACTAAGTCCACGcatcaataataaaatcaaaagtcatttattcaaagtaggctgaagatcagcactttttgaacgtcaaatctacaaaagacagcccccaaaacgcccgcccacCACTTCCTATTTGTTTTTGCCATTggtttttgctgggaaaaagaagtggtggaacaaactccccagcaacacaattctgtctgtatggtttgaagaaccgtatacaaaaaattaaaaatatcacccaaaaatataggtatacataaagtataaaaaaagcAAGTGAACATGTAATCATGTTGGCTAGTACCTTACCCATACTTAGTACACAAGCAGCtacaaaaaatgtgttaaaaaaaagagagaacataatgcctccattcagtgaaaataggtatcgttttattatatattttgttatatcgTACCCACCGACATGTGAAACAAAACgtgtttttatatatataaaaaaaacacattttcaacataaacaatgaaaacggtgaactaggactactctgttcaaatcaaaagtcatacaTGTGGATGATTTGACTTGCACTTGAAATTTATCAAATGGCAATTCTAATCTAATAACGACTGagtaagtttattataaaatcgtatACGCCCCTTAAATGTTCCATGCACCTTGTGAAGCCTGTGAATGGGTACATACCATAGGACATAACgctatgaaagtaactaaaatagactagtcgagctgtgtctacgtcagtgtcttgtcttacttttctgacggcgtaggcAGCAGAATAAATACTGCACATTACTGCATTTAACCACCATTTGCGTTTATTTTCCAGCAAACcattaaatatgtagatatgttaataaatattactgtCCAACGAACTCTTCCGAGTCCTTCAAACAATGTTTTTGGAATACTATCCTATGCGTAGACTTTAAGTCCTGTTTCTCTGGTTTAACATCTGGCGTTGACGCCATATATCGGGATAGTAATAGATAATCGGGTAAAATGACAGGacaacacaaataaacaacaataaaagtacttttaaatcgtttatttcaGTTTCATAGTTTACAttctatagatagatagaaatatttaattagatcAGATCACACAGCTAAGCGGTCGTTTTTAAGTGTacacattattataaattaataattcaacatttgaataatttaatccTTAACAAGTAACGTTTATAAAGTGTTCCCCAATCATTGCATGGTCGGCGCTGACGCGATGTAAACACAGCTGTTACTCACTTAACCACTAAACGCTAAATATTTACCATCAtgtaaaaatatcgataacatTCAATTACGACTGATTCTTATTcgagaacaaaaatatttttatattattattttttattagtaaaactAGATGTCACTTAACAATAGTGTTAGGTAGCGACCTACCGATGGCGTAAATGGCAACACTACATCTAAAATCTCATTCTTTTTTAATGTGACGGCAACACCATCGGCGTCCCCACAGATAATAAGTGCGTACTcccgtataaataaatacttaaaatataacacgTACATTACTCTTTCAATAAATTTCTTATATACTATGTTACATGACAAGCACTTATTACCACCCAGTAGGGTGtctattaataaaaagaaattatatATCTGGCGACACCAGACTAGCGTTGTAGGACCTCTTTAGTTATAAACCTTGAACACAGTAAATTGTCCTTTAGCGTTTACAAAGAAAGGCAAGACTTAGATcacaaaatttataaataaggtGGCTTTACAACAAGAAATAATATACCCTCGAAATTGACTTAGATATGTTATTAAGGCATCGTGTGAATCGCACTAGGTAAATTGACAATTATAAATCTAAAGACTAATACAACAGCCAAAGCGAAATAATATGGCAATTAGCAcgtaatacatacctacataacgATAGATACAGGGTTGAAT from Helicoverpa armigera isolate CAAS_96S chromosome 4, ASM3070526v1, whole genome shotgun sequence harbors:
- the LOC110374559 gene encoding uracil phosphoribosyltransferase homolog, with amino-acid sequence MDLIDNEIRQWDAADVKEQFGDNITLLPLNDNIKELQTILRDKNTSRSDFKFYADRLIRLVIEESLNKLPFTDCEVVTPTGALYKGLKYGAGNCGVSIVRSGEAMEQGLRDCCRSIRIGKILVESDTDTHEAHVVYAKFPEDIARRQVLLMYPIMSTGNTVKQAVNVLTQHGVKEERIILSNLFCTPAAAQAVVDYVPKMKMLTSELHPVAPNHFGQKYFGTD